In Desulfurobacterium indicum, a genomic segment contains:
- a CDS encoding rhomboid family intramembrane serine protease, which yields MIPLKDLNKRETVPVVTTFLVVACFVVFFYELSAGKYVVYLIHAFGVIPYEITHGVDIPPPDPFTPYGNLISHQYLHGGFFHIIGNMLFLWIFGDNVEDYFGKIPFFLFYTFCGIVAALIQVFAYPDSVAPLIGASGAISGVLGAYFILYPDAKIVTLVFLGFFIDIVVIPAYIWIIFWFIMQLLSLLSTASAGGAGVAWFAHIGGFLVGLFIAKLLISRKGRPVKVI from the coding sequence GTGATACCGCTAAAAGATTTAAATAAAAGGGAAACCGTTCCAGTGGTTACCACCTTTTTGGTGGTAGCCTGTTTTGTTGTCTTCTTTTATGAGCTATCTGCCGGAAAGTATGTTGTATATCTCATTCATGCTTTTGGAGTTATTCCATATGAAATAACGCACGGTGTTGACATACCACCGCCGGATCCTTTTACGCCCTACGGGAATTTGATATCTCATCAATATCTTCATGGAGGGTTCTTCCACATTATAGGAAACATGCTTTTTCTCTGGATTTTCGGTGATAACGTGGAGGACTATTTCGGAAAAATTCCATTTTTTCTCTTCTACACGTTTTGCGGTATAGTTGCTGCGCTTATTCAGGTGTTTGCGTATCCCGATTCGGTAGCACCATTGATAGGAGCTTCAGGAGCTATAAGCGGAGTGCTGGGAGCATATTTTATACTTTATCCTGATGCGAAGATTGTTACGCTCGTTTTTCTTGGATTTTTCATAGATATTGTTGTTATTCCGGCTTACATCTGGATAATTTTCTGGTTTATTATGCAGCTTTTAAGCCTTCTTTCCACCGCTTCAGCCGGTGGTGCTGGTGTTGCATGGTTTGCCCATATAGGGGGATTTTTAGTAGGACTTTTTATTGCTAAGTTGCTAATTTCCCGGAAAGGTAGGCCTGTCAAAGTAATCTAA